The DNA sequence TTGTGGATTTATCAGCATGAgattacattgtgtgtgtgtgtgtgtgtgtttcctttgttCCCTGCTGTAATCTCGATGCTACTTCAAAAATTCATAAATCCTCATAAATAAAGTattgttcatgttttctctctttgcattattttgtcattttcattATTACTGTGGTTATGATTATCATTGTCTTAAATATCTACagctctttttgttgttttagatcAAGattactgaaatgttttttttttttaaatgattatctaAAATTCCTAATGAAGCTTACATAAAATCATATCAGCAGCCACAAATCAGCATGAAGGTAACGTTACAggtaaaaaacagcaaaacaccGTCATCTACACTGCGAGTTAAAATCcatcaaacacaaataaaaactgtacatGCAAATCTTCTTACCTGTTTGAGTTCCAGCCGCTGTGTGGGTGACCTGTGAGTCCAAGGCAGTTTATTTATTAGCAGATTTTAGCCACACCCTTTGCATACTGTAAATCTGTATCTATTGTGCGTATCTCATTGTGCTGAGTTTCATTTCTCTGTGGTGATACAGCATATAATTACAACATAGGCTCTATTGATTGCATCATTAATAATTACTTTAATGCCACGGGCTGGAAGGACAAGATGCCATTCCATTATTATCTTTATCTAAGAATCTTCTGGTTTCCCAGAATACTAACTTCCTGATACTTGTTTTTTAGTCACACcttgaaacacaaaacacaacttaaCATTCAAGTTAGATTAACGAAGAAATGGAAGTAAAGTCTCTCTGCTTCATCACTCCACAGGTGGGAATATAAATGTTCTCCTTAGACCTGAATGTGTATCACACGCTTACAATATCAGCCTgcattacttttgtttttagtctTTCAATCAGTTTACATTTCTTATCAACAGAAGTGAgtacatgtaaatgtaaatcatgTGTATGGGAAGTTTAACCAAATAAAAAGCTGACACCTTAAACcacttctttattctttattcactGACCTTCATGAGACAGTTTTATACGTCAACACAACATATTTTATAAGATGATACGTTTACGACTTCTTATGATGCAGATTCAAACATTTATCGAATGAAGCTAAATACAGTGTTACAATGGTCTAACATAAGAATTCCTCCTGCCAGTTGATTTGAATCAAAAAGGTGTTCCTCTGCTCAACAGTCAGCATCCTgtaaagagaaaatattatAATTAAATGACTCGTTTTAAtgcatagtaaaaaaaaaaaaaaaaacatattttttttatttcgacCGATTCACCAAcatgttcttcatgtgtgttAAAAGTCTGAGGTTTTGCATGACATTGAGGATTAGGAAGCGAGTCTCACCCGTCTCTGCGACCTCCTCCTTCAACTCCTCATAGTATTGGAAGACTTGTCCATGTCGGTCACTTCTCCAACTTAAAATGAAGTCGTCCACCGACCGGAGTCTTAGGCGCGCCTCCAACTTAGAGAAGAAACCAGCgttacaaaacacacagcttCATTTTCTACTTTCATGCTGACAAGCTAAacccagaggcgctgcttgtcaacaggcaaagcGGGGCAATTGCTTATGGGCCCCcggaccagtagggggccctaTTAAAATTTGCACTTTTTGCAATGTCAGTAGGAAACCTCTGCATTCTTTAGTACCTCTTTCAGGAGAGCGTCCCGTATTTTTGAGTCTGTCAGGTTCAAATCTGAGCGcaccatcatcctcatcacCATCTTCTTTACTTTGAGACCTGCGGAATCCAGGCAAAGTCAGTTAATCGGTTAATATTTACACTTGATTCAGTTTTGATTTACCAATTTGCCACTTCCCTCCCCAACAGCTTGCTACAAACATCTGCTGTTCACCCTTTGGTATTTTCCAAGTACAGTGGATCTTTAAGGGTTTTCCTAAAaactgctgcctgctgtgtcGGAGCTGATTAGAAGGACAAGTAAACCAAATACGTgatagccaaaaaaaaaaaaaaagaaaaggtgcatGAGTGCTAATCTTATGGGTTATAAATCTCTACATGGCACAAAtctttcataataaataaatgttgaatatgAACACATAAAGTATGGTatgttctataaaaaaaaaggcaataccTATGGCTTAATACTTTATTTCTGTTACTaaactcatttttaaaatcacgATTTCAAGCCTTCCAATTGGTCAATTCCATTTTCTAGATGTTAAAGTTTCAACCAACAATCAAATTGtgaattaaatgaaatgaaaggttTGCTAACAAGTCACTTAAGTTATTCAACTTTCTAATCAGATACTCACCACCCTGACAGACGAATGTGTTCTCCTGGTTACACTGAGCGTCGACCCAGCGCCCCTTGTAACGAACTGAAACTGCAGCGCAGTTTTCCCGATCCGGCTTGTAAGCCAGCCAGTTCCTGAAGGAGGTTTGACTTCCGTCGGCCCACATCCAGGCATCACTGAACAGACCgatccacacttttttttccagaatgaTGCTACCATACCATGTTTTGATTGTCTGGATGACATCAGCCATATCCTGCTCGCTGTTGATGTAGGCCATGTCAGTGTGCTCACTTCGGCACAGCTCCAGACTGTAAGCCCAGCTACGTGCATCAGAACGATAAACATACCTTTTGTCACCATTGATTTGACCTAAAGAGACAAACggaaaaagagacagcagctaagATTGAAGAAAGTCAACGGGAGATACAGGGTAAAAAATCTAGAAATAAGTTGCTTTAAATGGATAAGATAAAgagctttcacacatgcacaaaactccagaaaaactcctgatatttccagcgCAAACagcacatttctgtttttcctaCTTTACCACCACTACTCACAGCATTTGCAATGTAAAGAAACGGGAGGCGTGTTTTTATACTCTGCAataaattctttatttttaagattttaaaagagGCATTTCTCGATAGACAAAAAGCCCCACGTCAATTAATGCGCCCTGTTGCAGCTTAGCACGCACGTCTCGATGGGTAGCACGATCCCATAGAATGCCAGGGACTTCCGGGGGCCAAATTCGTAcgtggttgtcatggttacagcaacagttaaaaaacttaaaaagacTGCGCCTattgtatagtttttttttcgTAATAGTAACACGATAAACTCATTGGATAGGTCTTTGGTAAGAGCTTCACGGGCATCCAAtccaaattcaaacaataataatcagaaATGTGTGACTAGCATGCTTCGTAATTCACAATGTGTCTTCGACTCACGTTCATAGCACACGCAACCTTTTGTGTCTGCGCAGGATAGATCGTTCCAGCCGCCTTTCTCAGATATCTCCACGCACCATTCATCGCCCGAAGGTTCACCGTCATGCCACTTGTAGAACGACGCTGGGCCGCTGCCATCCGACCACATCCACCTGCGAGCACCTCCTTTCTGAAGCCCGATCCAGCTGTAGGTCCAGTCATGGCCCAGCGCCGTCAGCAGCTCGTCGTTGTCGTCCATGTTGCCGACGGTGGCGAGGTCGGTGTACTTCACCCTGCAGAACCTCTGAGCGTCATACCAGCTCCGGTGGCTTTTGATGAGGTGGTATTGCTGAGATGCTTTTGGGCAAGAAAAGTTGGAACATTTACATCACATTGTGTTGCCAACAATGAGGCGCCGCCCgcgagctagttcaggcagtcGCCTCGAGCTGCTCTGATTTCACACCTGACATGCCTCATtctcaacaatcacctgacaacacctccttccaattagcggcctatttaaagcctttatatgcgctcaagtatatcctctgaaaataactctgtgagtcatgactgtctacaatgggtgtaacacccgagtcccactgtctgtgatgttttcagagttttcagagtcctatcttcactttgtttacatcgacaggacggccggctgactcctcccctcacgtataaaagttgtttaattgagggactagagaaaagaagaataacatactgtactcactgcttaactgtgtttctagatcacgctcatttcaggtaaatttacatgcagtgtgaagatacgagcataataaagatcactagcgttagcatgctaacacaacaatgcaccgcgagttgttttggtttcatgctggtgctcaagggcgacatctgctggatcaaaaaaatcacatataaagcctttaagctgcgagatttcctgtctctcccttGTGCTCCGTCGTTCCCAGTTCTGACCTGAACCAGTACTGCACTCTCGCTCagccccacccccccaccccagcatccacctgtaggctccgactgcgggggtttaagatatcatcccatcactcctcaaatttctgcatgtaaaataaaactgtgaggagtgatgaggtcgaAGCCTAAACggcaaacacaaactttattctgacgcaatgaatattttaaaccagtggtttctcaactggtctagcctaagGATCCACCACCAACAACCAAAATTTCAAATTTTCAAACagtcagatttattgaatgaaaaatagtgcagtttggacagaacaaagagaatgaacaaaaacaatttcCAGTCACATGTTCACGACCCACTAAAACCGCCCCTGCGACCCACTTTTAAGtccccgacccaccagttgagaaaccaCTGTTTTAAACGATACAAACGTAGTAGGTTGTCTGAttgaaatcaaaatgaacaacaccaagaaaagttcaaataatataatttaaaaccTCATCTACTCCCATTGACTTTACTCATGCCatgctgtgattttaaaatacttcagTTTGTCTCTTCATCGCTCGAATCTGAAAGGTTGTGATCTCATCAATGATGTGAATGAAATCTGTGTCAATGGATGGTTACATGCAAAAGGTGCCAAATTCAAAATGTGACTCTTTTAATGCAACAGCATCTTCCAAATATCTTGCATATTCACAACTTGTCCACATTAATGTGACCAGTGTGACAAGTATTTACCtacaatttattaaaaaaaaaaacaattaggatATGTTTCTCATGAAAAGATACATACTCAGCTGAGTGGTCCTCTGAAACAAGAAGAGAAGCCCTGTGGACAAAAGCAAACTGAGGTAGTTTCATCTTTTATCATACATTAGTGTCAATAGAATTTAAAGCCAATCAGCTACAGTGAATTATTTACTGAGCTTACCAATTAAGGGTATAGTCCAATGTAACCACGCCATTTCTCTGAGTCAGAAGAATACAAATGAAGTTACACATCTTTTAATTTTTAGCGTTGTTTTAGACTTCACATACTGAGCACTTAACTTTaagaaaagaataatcaacATCCAGTTATCACATAACACCAGACTGCATGATTTGCGTGGTTGTATACGATATACAGCATGGAGGATTTttacaaaaagtaaacatttttttgttaacaTGGACCTACCTTTGTTGTTGAGACCTCTCAGGACTAACCACACCAAGAAGTCCAGGAAGtacgatgggggggggggggggggggattcatgGAAATTTGTGttacttttcatgttttatgcaaAAAACCTTGGCCAGCAGCGAGGAAGACACGAGTGGATTTGGTTACTAATGGTCCTTCAGCAGCAGGTGGTCAAACAAGCTTCTTTGGTTCCCcacctttgtgttgttttgtgtcggCATTACTTTGCTAgtgttattttattgatttatttttacatctacTTTATTAATTAATGAGGGAATGGATGTTTGTAGGTAAAGAGTTCCACAATTTTGGTCCTGCAATGTAAAAAGCGCGATCCCTGTTGCACTTTGTCCTGGATCTAGGTACTGACAGAAGGTTTTGGTCAGATGAACTTAGATCTCTTACAGGCTGATATGGGGACGGGAGATCTGAGAGGTAAGCTGGGGCAAGTCCATTTAATGCGGTGAACACAGCcaacagtattttttaaatcaatcctCAGTGTAGTAAGAATTGGAGTGATTTGATCCCTCCTTTTTGACCGTGTTAGGACTCTGGCTGCTGAATTTAGTATGAGCTGAAGATGGGATAGGCACGACTGAGTGCTACCAACTTAAAGTGAATTATAGTAATCGATGCGAGTGGATCTAAATGCATATCCACTCGGAGAGCTCAAGGACgcctcggcagtactcaggaagtgccctggcccctctccagctaccagaccactTTACATATTTTGGCCCACACCgggaaaacatttctttaaagtcaGAAAACTTTGAATTACCCCAAAtctaattgtttaaaaaatgtggcttctttcttttattttctttgaactTAACTAtaccccttttcttttttcagaattattgagaaaatgaatttttcgcacacacaaaaaaacaaatcaattgtTTTCGCATTTTCAACTTAGTTCAGAAATCACACGCACTCCAaaagttaaatgaaaataatccaATGCAgtgtgatttaaaatccggTCAAACTTTCTATGTATTCagacaaacaaaatgcaaataaaaaacatttccaataaTTTGTGCGGAGAGGCATGATCAGTGTTATGAAAGGGAAACCCAAAATTTAATGAAACAGTTCTTAGTTTACAagctaaattaatttaaaaagccATTTTACAATAAAATCAAAGTGCCTTCATGATCCGTCAATCTCCGCTGAATGTCCTTGACTTGTTGTCTTCTCTGCTTTTGAGGCAAAAGATTTGTATAATCGATTTGACTAAGCAAACACTCACTAAGTGTGTTTGAGTCACGTTTTGGGGGGATAACAATGCCCCCCGCCCCCTAACAATTACATATACAATATACAAGAAAGCAGGAAAGTGTACAATGAGGTGACACATATTATTGAATTATCTGCATAGAACAATCATATAAAAGAAGCCAAAAAATACCAGTGATTAAAGATTTATTAATCAAGAGGTACGTATaatgaaaaagataaatacataaTTACTTCAACAAATTCTGCCAATTCCAAGGAATTGTATCAGGTTGGTAagccaacaaaaaaatcaacaaatataatAACTACTTGAAGTATTTTAGAAATTAAAACCATGAATTGTTTGCTAACAGgggaaatatattttgttttattttgattaatattttccCAACTCTTCCCTGTagttcaatttgtttttaaagacgcCTCAGTTGAGTTTCTTCTTAATTTCTTCTCCACGTTCATCTGttggcaaaacaaacacagcaggttTTTATCACGAGGAAGTTGCACGATTCATCCGTAACTGTCACACGGACATGCTGCTGTCTCCTGAAGTACTCATAATAATTCATGGTGCCTACACAGGGGCGTCATGCAAGCCAAAATTCCTATGGGGGGCTAAGATAGTGGAGTCAAGGGTTCCTTCTTGGaaaaaatgggaaaaattatgcaattttctgcatttttaaa is a window from the Labrus mixtus chromosome 23, fLabMix1.1, whole genome shotgun sequence genome containing:
- the LOC132958517 gene encoding macrophage mannose receptor 1-like, producing the protein MAWLHWTIPLIGLLFLFQRTTQLTSQQYHLIKSHRSWYDAQRFCRVKYTDLATVGNMDDNDELLTALGHDWTYSWIGLQKGGARRWMWSDGSGPASFYKWHDGEPSGDEWCVEISEKGGWNDLSCADTKGCVCYERQINGDKRYVYRSDARSWAYSLELCRSEHTDMAYINSEQDMADVIQTIKTWYGSIILEKKVWIGLFSDAWMWADGSQTSFRNWLAYKPDRENCAAVSVRYKGRWVDAQCNQENTFVCQGGLKVKKMVMRMMVRSDLNLTDSKIRDALLKELEARLRLRSVDDFILSWRSDRHGQVFQYYEELKEEVAETGC